A genomic stretch from Aedes albopictus strain Foshan chromosome 2, AalbF5, whole genome shotgun sequence includes:
- the LOC109429377 gene encoding large ribosomal subunit protein eL38, with protein MPQEIKEVKDFLIKARRKDARAVKIKKNENNTKFKIRCSRYLYTLVVQDKEKAEKLKQSLPPGLQVKEVK; from the coding sequence ATGCCGCAGGAAATCAAGGAAGTGAAAGACTTCCTCATCAAGGCTCGCCGGAAGGATGCCCGTGCCGTCAAGATAAAGAAGAACGAAAACAACACCAAGTTCAAGATCCGCTGCTCCCGGTATCTGTACACGCTGGTCGTCCAGGACAAGGAGAAGGCCGAAAAGCTGAAGCAGTCCCTGCCACCGGGTCTGCAGGTTAAGGAAGTCAAGTAG